The Enterobacter asburiae sequence GGTTAACGCCACGATGTACCTGCTGGGCTACCAGGCGATGATTTACGTTGGCTCGATTGTGGTCGCCCCGCCTGCCGGCTACCTGTACGACAGGATAGGCTTTGAGCATACCTATCTGCTGATGGGCTGCTGCGCCCTGATATTTACGCTGATTTCCGCCTTTACGCTGTCGCGCTGCCAGTCGACGCGCGATGACTCACGACCCTTTGCTCCGGCTTTAGATACCGCCCCGGTTGAACCGGCCAAACATTAATTCAGGAGTTGTTATGACCAAATCTGTTATCACCGAAGCGCTGCGGCCGATCGAACTGCTTCAGGTCGATCGCCTGGCGCTGAGCCAGAAGCTGGAAGCGGCGTTATCCCGCGTCACGCGCAAGCTCGACAAGAATATTGTCGCCTTCGGCGATAAGTTCCCCGGCGAAGCCTGTGAGAAGGGTGTCTGGCCGCGCACCGATAACGTGGAATGGACCACCAGCTTTTGGCCCGGCCAGCTGTGGCTGGCGTGGGAGATGACCGGCAAAGCGCATTATCGCGAAGCCGCCGAGCGCTATTTACCGTCGTTCGCCCGGCGTATTGAGCAGCGCATCGACACCGCAACGCACGATCTCGGGTTCCTCTATTCGCTCTCCTGCATCAGCGCCTGGCGGCTCACCGGCAACGAAGCCGCTCGCCAGTCGGCGCTGCTGGCGGCAGAGCGCCTGATGGAGCGTTTTAATCCGACGGCCAACATTATTCAGGCGTGGGGTGATTTAAACGACCCGGAGCAGCAGGGACGAATGATCATCGACTGCAATATGAACCTGCCGCTGCTGTACTGGGCCAGCGAACAGACCGGGGATCCGCGCTATGCGCAAGCGGCGACGGCGCACGCCGGACAGGCAGCGAAGTATATCGTGCGTGAAGATGCCTCGACTTATCACACTTACTATATGGATGTGCAGACGGGTGAGCCGCGCTTTGGCAATACCCATCAGGGCTACAGCGATACCTCGTGCTGGTCGCGCGGCCAGGCATGGGGCATTTACGGCTTTCTGCTCAGCTATCAGCACACCGGCGATAAGCAGATGGTTGAGCTATCACGCAGCCTGGCGCATTACTTCCTCAACCGTCTGCCGGAAGATGATATTTGCCACTGGGATCTGGCCCTGCTCGGTACCGACGCCGTGCGCGACAGTTCAGCGGCGGCGATTGCCGCCTGTGGCCTGCTGGAGCTGGTCAAGGCGCTGCCGACGCTCGACGCAAACCGCGCGTATTATGAAGAGATGGCGCTGCGTATTGCGCAGTCGCTGACCGATAACTACCTTGCCCATGACGACGATCCGACCGAAGGGCTGCTGCAGCACTCGGTTTATCACATGGGCAGCGGTAAGGGCGTCGATCAGTGCTGTAGCTGGGGTGACTATTTCTATCTTGAGCTGCTGGCGCGGTTGCGACAGATTTGGCATCCGTACTGGTAAGCCTTAAGCAATGGAGAGCAAGATGAA is a genomic window containing:
- a CDS encoding glucuronyl hydrolase, yielding MTKSVITEALRPIELLQVDRLALSQKLEAALSRVTRKLDKNIVAFGDKFPGEACEKGVWPRTDNVEWTTSFWPGQLWLAWEMTGKAHYREAAERYLPSFARRIEQRIDTATHDLGFLYSLSCISAWRLTGNEAARQSALLAAERLMERFNPTANIIQAWGDLNDPEQQGRMIIDCNMNLPLLYWASEQTGDPRYAQAATAHAGQAAKYIVREDASTYHTYYMDVQTGEPRFGNTHQGYSDTSCWSRGQAWGIYGFLLSYQHTGDKQMVELSRSLAHYFLNRLPEDDICHWDLALLGTDAVRDSSAAAIAACGLLELVKALPTLDANRAYYEEMALRIAQSLTDNYLAHDDDPTEGLLQHSVYHMGSGKGVDQCCSWGDYFYLELLARLRQIWHPYW